The proteins below come from a single Thunnus thynnus chromosome 10, fThuThy2.1, whole genome shotgun sequence genomic window:
- the LOC137191680 gene encoding transcription factor HIVEP3 isoform X1 — MEAEPSRPADGERSGRQEQQHVSAESSQGSCPPQQPQQPPNPRPVHRALGRLQNRQPKRTDLLLRLQQQQAVAWQQSDTPGPSGGSFFSPASSSTSSLPSTSSTQGEHGHGVPSQSSQEGREGVSSPRRGEKKPQKEGKYKCTFCGRPCAKPSVLQKHIRSHTGERPYPCVPCGFSFKTKSNLYKHRKSHAHRIKAGLASRRDEPSLSGPEGSGVGEDPQEPAEGESTESEEETGQHRKSSSKEMLGQQRKGVKELLGGSEESQRPEDSQAVKQRLALRLSERKRAPMASPDDPPSSLSTSSSSLGPGSKGSTESGYFSGSGSTDLSQVSPPSASAKTYAEIILGKYGRLGGQQRGSHQQQPHSPLSSSSGTEEKTIPFAVPKTQVIEHITKLITINEAVVDTSEIDSVKPRRSSLSRKSSMESPKFTAPKDPYAFDPKGEVPGPSGLRHTHNPETDPPSTQDLSTVPLLRSHSMPSSTSQQEPSTSGTMSPRGYRLCQSFDEQQAVVAEMRAGHAQRMLRRQPAIEVPLGAELMLEETGPTSSSSARGTELARQPQQQQQQKSLSLFECEACGSRFQHSEGYEAHRGICPGQQTLEQESVDASKTCREDRPQMMMHYKFKALAMAVRKRRKEESLEEDPPSPGSVAMSGSSAGLIPVPSRPEHSQSLSGVSLQTEPKQQQQQDRKGVSVIQHTSSFEKQESISMESQEPDIRESQQTQQPEPKPSPSTSRLIRQPNIQVPEILVTVEPDADMPSVSPPVTASSSKEAERVEEFQWPQRSQTLAQLPAEKLPPKKKRLRLAEAAQSSGESSFESVSLPRSPSQESNISHTSSLSTSFEDTARSEPAVWASSSQSSQMLMVPSASHQHHQSHKEMRRSASEQAPASPQQTEQISETRSKSFDYGSLSPQQSASSWKERRKCLLVKHATLGEPEQEEGASMSSRAESPKPGPSRSSHPPLHSIEASSRFSLEATGKCLQLLQPRILSQDVLPLQPRGQQAFLPGSLSQLLPVTTAISEVLSTQIIHRAFLHSQTAPPPIQVHPAQLHMAERLGIPLHQLPALVPPQFSSRTRASPALYLPAPPRLSAHVPSPTTTEGRPSVSSMSSALTHQSLVTVSYHHPRPVIATCLAQLTPAVSFVVPVRLQTHIPTYASAMYTTLSQILASTCSQEPISCTAMVIMGQVERDKLQRSYLKVPSPDIKSLLPLSLPVELASGSGEGYGPLGAGGSKRMLSPAASLELSTEAQRHQKRVKEEEEGEQHKAGEEEEDVEEKVREEDESKATGRKLEEGEKKLSERAEVTAVKVEGEQEQAQRKPNREEKDEEESTGKTSQKKEEVLVVEKGVERPSTPSYPSLHTATSVNWCYRNYVKPNPSPQRDPSTSVYSTWSVSAHNPNLPGLSTKVALSLLCSKQKHSSETYTMAMAPIPAQSKLPPASSRTPRVSEVHATPPSTLTEVKDQQHHEKEENKEMREEGGPSTSKQSEAPRVRIFEGGYKSNEEYVYVRGRGRGKYICGECGIRCKKPSMLKKHIRTHTDVRPYICKHCNFAFKTKGNLTKHMKSKAHGKKCQAMGVSESSLDEPESEETVGSDERVCGSEEQEEHQFSDVEESEDDDDNDDDDDEEEESASHDDPPSSCSSDTHPSTGGRSSCSRHSQQGTPEPEPLGPGQEPSPRGVWHSRRATSPGSRRALFSQRGWKASQRAFSPSSKSCSPSRSLSPRLELSSPIHSLSPRTELSSPGRHVSPSPERGPSPIRPLSPLRPISPSCYRSSQVQTPPSPLGLQHRTPGYLPWESPGTKGSHVKPEKSGTAGERQTSETSLFPPAFRLSTCEGYPGHQAADNIFSHLPMHSQQAKVPYLMIPIGGIQMVQARPRSHPTTPSSPTSPPMEGPSLARFESYWGGTPRTQGLRTPGDHWSEHQEAGTSQSGRCGLSAALTCSKPELETTDSKQYGSSHSSAHTRRSATETTERCVRDSLSRAPLSLAAHVASRVIEQQSEGEEPLPGSDLVEGGAKGDSARADQRT, encoded by the exons ATGGAGGCTGAGCCCAGCCGTCCGGCTGATGGGGAGCGCTCTGGAAGGCAAGAGCAGCAGCATGTGTCAGCTGAATCCTCACAAGGGTCTTGTCCACCTCAGCAGCCCCAGCAGCCTCCTAATCCTCGTCCTGTACACAGAGCCTTGGGCCGCCTGCAAAATCGCCAACCCAAACGCACTGACCTTCTGCTTCggttacagcagcagcaagcagtAGCATGGCAGCAATCAGACACCCCAGGTCCCTCAGGCGGCAGCTTCTTCTCTCCAGCTTCCTCATCAACCTCATCCCTCCCCTCCACTTCCTCCACCCAGGGTGAGCATGGTCACGGAGTCCCATCTCAGTCGAGCCAAGAGGGCAGAGAAGGGGTCAGCTCACCCAGAAGAGGGGAGAAGAAACCCCAAAAAGAAGGGAAATATAAGTGCACTTTCTGTGGCCGTCCATGTGCCAAGCCAAGCGTTCTTCAGAAACACATTCGTTCCCATACAGGAGAAAGACCCTATCCTTGTGTCCCCTGTGGCTTTTCTTTCAAGACCAAGAGCAACCTGTACAAACACCGCAAGTCCCATGCCCATCGCATAAAAGCAGGCCTGGCGTCCCGTCGTGATGAGCCCAGTTTGAGTGGACCAGAGGGCAGTGGCGTTGGAGAAGACCCACAGGAACCCGCAGAGGGAGAAAGCACTGAGTCTGAAGAGGAGACAGGCCAACACAGAAAATCCTCCTCTAAGGAGATGTTGGGCCAGCAGAGAAAAGGTGTTAAGGAGCTGCTTGGAGGCTCAGAGGAGAGCCAGAGGCCTGAAGACTCCCAGGCTGTCAAGCAGAGGCTGGCACTGAGGCTTAGTGAAAGGAAACGTGCCCCCATGGCTTCCCCAGATgaccctccttcctccctctccacctcaTCTTCTTCTCTAGGCCCTGGCAGTAAGGGCAGCACAGAGTCTGGCTACTTCTCAGGATCAGGAAGCACTGATCTGTCCCAAGTTAGTCCTCCTAGTGCCAGTGCCAAAACCTACGCAGAAATTATTCTAGGGAAATATGGAAGGCTGGGCGGGCAGCAGCGTGGTTCccatcagcagcagcctcaTTCTCCGCTTTCGTCATCCTCAGGAACGGAGGAGAAGACCATTCCCTTTGCTGTACCCAAAACTCAAGTAATAGAACACATTACCAAGCTCATCACTATCAATGAAGCAGTAGTAGACACCAGTGAGATTGACAGTGTAAAGCCCAGACGTTCCTCTCTGTCCAGGAAGAGCAGCATGGAGTCACCCAAATTTACCGCCCCTAAAGATCCATACGCATTCGATCCCAAAGGAGAGGTCCCCGGCCCCAGCGGTTTGAGGCACACCCACAATCCTGAGACTGATCCGCCAAGTACCCAGGATCTGTCAACAGTGCCTCTGCTTAGAAGCCACTCAATGCCATCATCTACCAGCCAACAAGAGCCCTCCACATCTGGCACCATGTCTCCCAGAGGTTACCGTCTCTGCCAGTCATTCGATGAGCAGCAAGCGGTGGTAGCAGAGATGAGGGCTGGTCATGCCCAGCGTATGCTGAGGCGCCAGCCTGCCATAGAAGTTCCCTTGGGAGCTGAGCTAATGTTGGAGGAGACCGgtcccacctcctcctcctcagccagAGGCACTGAACTAGCCAGGCagccacagcaacaacaacagcagaagaGTCTGAGCCTGTTTGAATGTGAAGCATGTGGGTCCCGCTTCCAACACAGTGAAGGCTACGAGGCCCACAGAGGCATCTGCCCAGGACAGCAAACACTGGAACAAGAGAGTGTGGATGCCAGTAAAACATGCAGGGAGGATCGCCCCCAGATGATGATGCACTATAAGTTTAAAGCGCTGGCCATGgctgtgaggaagaggaggaaagaggagagtcTGGAGGAGGATCCTCCCAGCCCTGGGTCTGTAGCCATGTCAGGAAGCTCTGCAGGCCTCATTCCAGTGCCAAGCAGACCGGAGCACAGCCAGAGCCTctcag GTGTTTCTTTACAGACTgagccaaaacaacaacagcagcaggacagaaaGGGTGTGTCTGTCATCCAACACACAAGCTCTTTTGAGAAGCAGGAGAGTATATCCATGGAAAGTCAGGAACCAGACATCAGAGAGAGTCAGCAAACACAACAACCCGAGCCAAAACCATCACCCTCTACATCTCGCCTCATCCGCCAGCCCAACATCCAAGTGCCAGAGATCCTTGTTACTGTGGAGCCTGATGCTGACATGCCATCTGTGTCACCACCAGTGACAGCATCCTCATCCAAG gaggcagagagagtggAGGAGTTCCAGTGGCCTCAGCGTAGCCAGACTCTGGCCCAGCTTCCTGCAGAGAAGCTGccaccaaagaagaagagactCCGCCTGGCAGAAGCAGCCCAGTCCTCTGGGGAGTCGAGCTTTGAGTCTGTGTCTCTGCCTCGCAGCCCCAGTCAAGAGAGCAACATCTCACACACTTCAAGCCTTTCTACTTCTTTTGAGGATACAGCAAGATCGGAGCCTGCCGTCTGGGCCTCCAGTAGCCAAAGCTCCCAAATGTTGATGGTGCCATCCGCTTCCCACCAACACCACCAAAGCCACAAGGAGATGAGGCGCTCAGCCTCAGAGCAGGCCCCAGCCAGCCCCCAACAAACAGAGCAGATCTCAGAGACCAGAAGTAAGTCCTTTGACTATGGTTCCCTGTCCCCTCAGCAGTCTGCATCTTCTtggaaggaaaggagaaagTGTCTCCTTGTGAAGCATGCCACCTTAGGGGAACCTGAGCAAGAGGAGGGGGCCAGCATGTCATCCAGAGCAGAGAGTCCTAAGCCTGGACCTTCCCGCTCCAGCCATCCTCCTCTCCATTCAATTGAGGCAAGCTCCCGGTTCAGCCTGGAAGCCACAGGGAAATGCTTGCAACTGTTACAGCCACGAATCCTCTCTCAGGATGTGCTCCCTTTACAGCCCAGAGGCCAGCAGGCATTCCTTCCAGGATCACTATCCCAGCTACTCCCAGTCACCACAGCCATCTCTGAAGTGCTGTCCACCCAAATCATCCACAGAGCCTTCTTACATTCACAGACAGCACCCCCACCTATACAGGTACACCCAGCACAGCTCCACATGGCAGAGCGGTTGGGTATACCACTCCATCAGCTTCCTGCTCTGGTTCCTCCACAGTTCTCCTCAAGGACTAGAGCTAGTCCGGCTCTGTACTTGCCTGCTCCTCCAAGACTTAGTGCACATGTTCCTTCCCCTACCACTACAGAGGGCAGACCCTCTGTCTCTTCCATGTCTTCTGCTCTTACCCATCAATCCCTTGTAACAGTCTCCTACCACCACCCACGGCCAGTCATCGCCACATGCCTAGCGCAGCTTACACCAGCAGTGTCCTTTGTGGTGCCAGTACGCCTCCAGACCCATATACCTACCTATGCTAGTGCCATGTATACCACCCTGTCCCAGATCCTGGCCTCCACCTGCTCACAGGAGCCCATTTCTTGCACAGCTATGGTCATCATGGGCCAGGTGGAGAGGGACAAACTGCAGAGGTCTTATTTGAAGGTCCCCTCCCCAGACATCAAGAGTCTCCTTCCCCTGTCCCTGCCTGTGGAGCTGGCCTCAGGATCTGGGGAGGGATACGGTCCACTTGGGGCTGGAGGAAGTAAACGCATGCTCTCTCCTGCGGCCAGTCTGGAGCTCAGTACAGAGGCCCAGCGTCACCAGAAAAGGgtaaaagaggaagaggagggggagcaACATAaggctggagaggaggaggaggatgtagAGGAGAAGGTACGAGAGGAGGACGAAAGTAAAGCTACTGGGAGAAAActggaagaaggagagaagaaactATCAGAGAGGGCTGAGGTGACAGCTGTTAAAGTGGAGGGGGAGCAGGAGCAAGCACAACGGAAACCTAACAGGGAGGAAAAGGATGAGGAGGAGTCAACAGGGAAGACAAGTCAAAAAAAGGAAGAGGTGCTAGTTGTGGAAAAGGGGGTTGAGAGACCAAGCACCCCTTCATACCCCAGCCTCCACACCGCCACGTCAGTCAACTGGTGCTACCGGAACTATGTCAAACCTAACCCATCTCCACAGAGGGACCCCAGCACCTCAGTTTATTCTACCTGGAGTGTCAGTGCTCACAACCCTAACTTGCCGGGCCTCAGCACTAAGGTGGCCTTGTCTCTACTGTGCTCCAAACAGAAGCACAGCTCAGAGACGTACACCATGGCCATGGCCCCGATCCCAGCCCAAAGCAAATTGCCCCCTGCCAGTAGCAGGACCCCACGTGTGTCAGAG GTACATGCCACCCCACCCAGCACCCtcactgaagtaaaggatcagCAACACcatgaaaaggaggaaaacaaagagatgagagaagagggaggacCCTCCACCTCCAAACAGAGTGAGGCCCCTCGTGTTCGCATCTTCGAAGGCGG GTATAAATCTAATGAAGAGTATGTTTACGTGCGAGGTCGCGGCAGGGGAAAGTACATATGTGGAGAGTGTGGCATCCGCTGTAAGAAGCCCAGCATGCTGAAGAAGCACATCCGAACACACACCGACGTCCGTCCGTACATTTGCAAACACTGCAACTTTGCCTTCAAAACCAAAG GGAACCTTACTAAACACATGAAGTCAAAGGCTCATGGGAAAAAATGCCAGGCAATGGGAGTATCTGAATCATCCCTGGACGAGCCAGAGAGTGAGGAGACAG tagGAAGTGATGAACGTGTGTGTGGCTCAGAAGAACAGGAGGAACATCAGTTTTCCGATGTGGAGGAGTCTGAGGATGATGACGATAACGATGACGAcgatgatgaggaagaggagtccGCATCTCATGATGACCCGCCATCCTCCTGTTCGTCAGACACCCATCCATCAACAGGGGGGCgttccagctgcagcagacacTCTCAGCAGGGCACCCCTGAGCCCGAGCCCCTGGGCCCTGGTCAGGAGCCCTCCCCGAGGGGGGTTTGGCACAGCCGACGAGCCACCTCACCAGGCAGCAGGAGAGCACTGTTCTCCCAGCGGGGCTGGAAGGCATCACAAAGGGCTTTTTCCCCCAGCAGCAAGAGCTGTTCCCCGAGCCGCAGCCTCTCCCCACGCCTGGAGCTGTCCTCGCCCATTCACAGCCTCTCCCCCAGGACCGAGCTGTCCTCACCTGGCCGACATGTCTCACCTTCACCTGAGAGAGGACCATCTCCCATCAGACCCCTTTCTCCTCTTCGTCCCATCTCTCCCAGCTGCTACCGGTCATCACAAGTTCAgacccctccctctcctctcggGTTGCAGCACAGGACCCCTGGATACCTGCCCTGGGAGAGCCCCGGTACAAAGGGCAGTCATGTCAAACCA GAGAAAAGTGGTACAGCAGGGGAAAGGCAAACATCAGAAACCAGCTTGTTTCCACCTGCTTTTCGTCTTTCCACCTGTGAGGGTTATCCTGGCCACCAAGCAGCGGACAACATCTTCAGCCATCTTCCCATGCACTCCCAACAAGCCAAGGTCCCCTATCTGATGATCCCCATTGGAGGGATCCAAATGGTACAGGCCAGACCAAGGTCCCATCCTACCACCCCCTCGTCCCCAACGTCTCCCCCCATGGAGGGGCCGTCACTGGCCAGGTTTGAATCATACTGGGGCGGGACCCCCAGAACTCAAGGGCTTAGGACTCCTGGAGACCACTGGTCAGAGCACCAGGAAGCAGGAACCAGCCAGTCAGGGCGGTGCGGTCTCAGCGCAGCACTAACATGTTCCAAACCGGAGTTGGAGACCACAGACTCAAAGCAATATGGCAGCTCACATAGCTCCGCCCACACCCGCAGGTCTGCTACTGAGACCACCGAACGCTGCGTCAGAGACAGTCTTTCCAGAGCACCCCTCAGTCTAGCAGCCCACGTAGCCTCGCGTGTCATTGAACAGCAGTCAGAGGGGGAGGAGCCACTACCTGGAAGTGATCTGGTGGAGGGAGGAGCTAAAGGAGATTCTGCCAGAGCAGACCAGAGAACTTAA